Proteins found in one Vigna radiata var. radiata cultivar VC1973A unplaced genomic scaffold, Vradiata_ver6 scaffold_83, whole genome shotgun sequence genomic segment:
- the LOC106754010 gene encoding C-Myc-binding protein homolog — protein MMMRYKEEKEAKKEAFRKYLETSGAVDALTKVLVALYEQNDKPSSAVEFIQQKLSCPSISEYEKLQAEFSDLQIKYNELLAAHQRTCKELEEIKSSHVLATVSTKETTDNESPKDGL, from the exons ATGATGATGCGATACAAAGAG GAAAAAGAAGCGAAGAAGGAAGCTTTTAGAAAATATCTGGAAACAAGTGGAGCTGTGGATGCTCTCACCAAAG TTCTCGTTGCTTTGTACGAGCAAAACGACAAGCCTTCTTCTGCCGTTGA GTTCATTCAACAGAAGCTGAGCTGTCCTTCCATCTCCGAGTATGAAAAATTGCAGGCCGAATTCTCCGATCTGCAAATCAAATACAACGAGCTGTTGGCAGCGCACCAGAGAACCTGCAAAGag TTAGAAGAAATCAAAAGCTCACATGTCTTGGCAACGGTATCTACCAAAGAAACAACTGACAATGAATCTCCGAAAGATGGGCTCTAA